One Thermococcus sp. M36 genomic window, CCAGAGAACTCGGGTTGAAGCTGGTGCTCTACGACGAGAGACCGGTCGATCTGGAGAGGCACATAATCATAGCGAGGAACGAGAGCGAGAAGTGGCGCCACATAGCGGTTCTCTGCCGTGCAGAGGCGAACAGGAAGTCAAGGCAGGGCTACAAGGGGCAGACGATAGTCTTCACATTCTCGCGCAAGAGGACGCACGAGCTGGCCGCTTACCTCACGAGCAAGGGGCTCAAGGCGAAGCCCTACCACTCCGGCTTACCTTACAGACAGAGAAAGCTCACCGAGATGGAGTTCCAGGCCCAGATGCTCGACGTTGTGGTTACAACCGCCGCCCTCGGGGCCGGGGTGGACTTTCCAGCTTCGCAGGTCATCTTTGAGAGCCTTGCAATGGGCAACAAGTGGCTTACTGTTAGGGAGTTCCACCAGATGCTCGGAAGGGCCGGAAGGCCCCTCTACCACGAGAAGGGGAAGGTCTACCTCATAGTCGAGCCCGGGAGGAAGTATTCTGCCCAAATGGAAAGCTCGGAGGACGAAGTTGCATTCAAGCTTCTCACCGCACCGATTGAACCTGTCCTCGTCGAGTGGAGCGACGAGCTTGAGCAGGACAACGTTCTGGCCCACTCCTGCGTCTTCAACCGCCTCGACGTCATCGAGGAGGTTCAGGAAAAGTGCCTCGGTGCCAACCAGAACGCCGAGAAAGTCCTTGAAAAGCTTGAGGAGTTCGGCTTCGTCCGGCTTAGAAGGCCGGTTGTTGAGGTCACGCCCTACGGAAGGGCCGTGAGCATGAGCTTCCTCCTCCCGAAGGAGGCAGCGTTCATAAGGGATAACCTCGGAAAGAAGCCGGCCCAGTGGATAGCCGTCAAGCTCCTCCCCTTCGAGAACCTCTACCTGAGCGGGACGCTCCAGAGGGAGCTTGAGGGGGCAGTTAGAGGAAGGCTGAGTGCAAACGTCTTCTCCCCGAGCTTTGCCTCGATACTCGATGAACTGGATAAAGTGATTCCCGAGCTGAGCCCCAACGCGGCGGAGAGGCTCTTCACGATTTACCAGGAGTTCTTCATGTGTCCTGAGGAGGACTGCACCGAGCACGCGATGGAGCGCGTGAGCAGCATGATAATCGAGCTGAGGAGAAACGGAAAGCACCCCACGCAAATAGCGGAGCACTTCAGGAAGGTCTACGGGCTGATAGTCTATCCGGGCGACGTCTTTACTTGGCTCGATGGCATTGTGAGGAAGCTTGAAGCGATAGAGAGAATCGCGAGGGTCTTCCGCGTAAGGAGTGCCGAAGAGGAGGCAAAGGTTCTGAGGCGGGAGATTGAAGAGGGCAGGATGATACGCCGGGACTACGGAGGTAAGAGGGGTTACCAAAGGCCTGCAAGCCAGAGAGACCAAGGAAAACAGAGAACACGGAACCAGACCTGGAAAAGGCCGGATGGAAGAGGAAAAAGGAACGGCTGAAGGCTCAGCCTCCTATCTGGAGCACCAGCTGGGCCGGGTCCCTTATGGCCGGGCCTAAGCCGAGGATGTATATTGCGAGGTACCAGAAGCGCCTCTCCTCTTCGTCGGGCACAAGGTACCTGAGCCCGTAGTAAACCACCACAAGTATCAGTGTTATCCACGGGTAGTATGAGTACGCCCCCAGGTAGTTCACCAGGATGTTTTCCAGCCAGTGCACCTCGCGGTAGCCGTAAAAGTGGATGGCTACGACGGTCGAGGCTATATCGAAGTAGTGGGCGAGAACCGGGTAGAGGTAGAGCCTGTCAAAGGGCTTCCACCGGTAGAACGCAAAGACTGCGGCAAAGCTGACTGCGGTGTGGATGAGAGTCAGCCCGTAGGGCTCCCAGCTCTTGGCGTTGGTCACCAGGAGGTAGTTGGCCCAGAGCGCCAGCAGTGCTCCCCAGGCAAGCGTTATTTTCGGGTATGTGCCCATTTTTGCGTCCGCCGCGAGGGCGGGGAGTATCAGGAGGAATGCCGTGAAGAATATACCAGGAGTCAGTATGAGGGGGTTCTTCGGAAGAACTCCCCCGTCAACGAGCGCCCTCACCGTCGAGCCGAACACTACCATGGGCGTGACGGCCAGGAAGAGCCTCTCATCGACCTTTATCCTGAGGGGCTTAATTATATACTTATATGAGTATATCACTCCAAACCCCAGCAGGAGGGCATAGACGAACGTGTTGACCGGGTTGTATCCGCTCCTCGTGAACATCGGCTCCCAGAAGTAGCGGTAGAGAAAGTCCACTAGGGATTCCAGCATTTTTTCACCCCTAGTTTGAACGGGTTTTCAGGTTTAAAGGTCTTTTGGGACAGAAATGGGAAGATTAATAACCCCTCAGGGACACGTAAGTTCTGAGGTGATACGATGTACGGTCCGGGCGTCGTCGCCGCAATGGGTACCGCGGGAGTATTTGCCTTCCTGCTGGGCCTGTTCATAGCGGCGGTATTCCTGTCCCTTGCGGGCAAGCTGGTCGGGATTGAAAAGGCTTCCATCGGCAGGTCCATGATAGCGATACTGGGCGGCGGTATCGTCCCGGCATAGTGATGGTGGCGGTTGCGACGGTTTTTGCACCCCTCGCCCCGGTACTGGCCCTGATAGCGTACCTGTGGGTCATAAAAACAGTGTTTGACACCGACTGGTTAAGGGCGTTCCTAGCGTGGCTGCTATCGGCGATAATCGCGGGTCTTGTCATGGTGGTGCTGGCGCTGGTGGGTATGTTTGCCGTCGGGGGCATGGCCCACCCATGAGCTTCCATTTAGCCTTTTTGGTTCTGAGTAAGGTATAAATATCCCCAGCACCTAGACCCTTTGATGCGTATGTTCTTCAAACCGGCCGAGCTCCAGCCAAGGGAGATCAAGCCCTTCGATGCGTTTCCCCTCGCGTTTGCCGAGGGGAGCATGTCAGCTATGATAGCGGCCGATGAGCTCGCCGAGACCGTCTTTCTGTACCACCTTATGGCCAACTCCCTCGGTGATGGCCCCGTTTACCATGTCGGCCCGGGCAGTCCCTCGCTCAAGCTCCTTAGGAAGCTTACAG contains:
- a CDS encoding DEAD/DEAH box helicase, which codes for MLFVVRPGRKKNELEAFFIENEPEKLSQMRNLKADAIYRFIMREGRLFKVLEGSQYRNPKETEKLLRGARIVLVNADEWEDYFKRRLQNKRVERAELCRLCLLEGKITVLTEGNRIKYQGEYICERCAEDELKRELRFRFRSTAMFDQAKKLLERFRDLDKVLYAFDPRFDPTRHPEITKWDELKAKHVRVEKVKVDELDLPEKFKSVLKAEGVNELLPVQSLAVKHGLLEGESLLVVSATASGKTLIGELAGVPKAMKGQKMLFLVPLVALANQKYEDFKRRYSKLGLRVAIRVGMSRIKTRDELVVVDTGIDADIIVGTYEGIDYLLRAGRKIGNVGTIVIDEIHMLDDEERGPRLDGLIARLRRLYPNAQFIGLSATVGNPGELARELGLKLVLYDERPVDLERHIIIARNESEKWRHIAVLCRAEANRKSRQGYKGQTIVFTFSRKRTHELAAYLTSKGLKAKPYHSGLPYRQRKLTEMEFQAQMLDVVVTTAALGAGVDFPASQVIFESLAMGNKWLTVREFHQMLGRAGRPLYHEKGKVYLIVEPGRKYSAQMESSEDEVAFKLLTAPIEPVLVEWSDELEQDNVLAHSCVFNRLDVIEEVQEKCLGANQNAEKVLEKLEEFGFVRLRRPVVEVTPYGRAVSMSFLLPKEAAFIRDNLGKKPAQWIAVKLLPFENLYLSGTLQRELEGAVRGRLSANVFSPSFASILDELDKVIPELSPNAAERLFTIYQEFFMCPEEDCTEHAMERVSSMIIELRRNGKHPTQIAEHFRKVYGLIVYPGDVFTWLDGIVRKLEAIERIARVFRVRSAEEEAKVLRREIEEGRMIRRDYGGKRGYQRPASQRDQGKQRTRNQTWKRPDGRGKRNG
- a CDS encoding DUF63 family protein yields the protein MLESLVDFLYRYFWEPMFTRSGYNPVNTFVYALLLGFGVIYSYKYIIKPLRIKVDERLFLAVTPMVVFGSTVRALVDGGVLPKNPLILTPGIFFTAFLLILPALAADAKMGTYPKITLAWGALLALWANYLLVTNAKSWEPYGLTLIHTAVSFAAVFAFYRWKPFDRLYLYPVLAHYFDIASTVVAIHFYGYREVHWLENILVNYLGAYSYYPWITLILVVVYYGLRYLVPDEEERRFWYLAIYILGLGPAIRDPAQLVLQIGG